Proteins encoded in a region of the Benincasa hispida cultivar B227 chromosome 2, ASM972705v1, whole genome shotgun sequence genome:
- the LOC120072102 gene encoding uncharacterized protein LOC120072102 produces the protein MTEEEVEDAPQGLKDGGQSTVDELKEVNLGITEESCSTFISTSLSEKEEGEYAIKGQALADFLADHLVPLDWKLSEDLPDDEVLFTKLTGPWVMFFDGAARRTGAGVGIILISLEMHMLPDSFALVELCLNNVAEYQALIIGLQMALEIEVSYIEIFGDSKSIINQLLRQYDVKHDDSKPYFIYARQLMGKA, from the exons ATGACCGAAGAGGAAGTGGAAGACGCTCCACAAGGTCTAAAGGACGGTGGTCAATCAACGGTGGACGAGCTCAAAGAGGTGAATCTAGGAATAACAGAGGAGTCATGTTCGACTTTCATCAGTACATCCCTCTCGGAAAAGGAAGAAGGTGAATAC GCGATTAAAGGGCAAGCATTGGCTGACTTCTTGGCAGATCACCTGGTTCCATTAGATTGGAAGTTAAGTGAAGACTTGCCTGACGATGAAGTTCTCTTCACAAAACTCACGGGGCCTTGGGTCATGTTCTTCGATGGGGCGGCCCGAAGAACTGGTGCGGGGGTAGGCATCATCCTCATTTCACTGGAAATGCACATGCTGCCTGATAGCTTCGCACTGGTTGAATTATGCTTGAACAACGTCGCCGAATACCAAGCCTTGATAATCGGCCTCCAAATGGCTTTAGAGATTGAGGTATCTTACATAGAGATTTTTGGTGACTCGAAGTCGATAATCAATCAGCTCTTACGCCAGTACGATGTGAAGCATGATGACTCGAAGCCTTACTTCATTTATGCTCGACAGTTGATGGGAAAAGCGTGA